From the Desulfobotulus mexicanus genome, the window CTACGGTTATTCCATGTAAAAAACGATGACTTCTTATATCCTTAAGGGCATGGCGGAAATGCCTTATCCACAGATCCTTCATCCTTTTTCCTCCATTCCATTATCAGAGGAAATTGCCTGTTTTTTTACAGACCCGCTTTCAAGGCGGATTTCTCTGCCTTTAAGCCGGGAAATAATGCGCCGGTTATGGGTTGCTATGACAAGGGTGGCCCCCCGAGCATGGAAGGTTTCAAGAAGCTGCATTATCTGTTCCGCAGAGTCAGGGTCCAGACTGGCTGTGGGTTCATCGGCAAGAATCAATCTGGGAGATCCCACTACCGCCCTTGATACAGCCACCCGCTGCTGTTCACCACCCGAAAGGGAAGGGGGGAAAACCCTGGCCTTTTCTTCAATACCCGCGGTTCTTAAAACACTCATGACTTTTTTTTCTATTATTTTAGGTTTTTCACCAGCGGCTTCC encodes:
- a CDS encoding cell division ATP-binding protein FtsE, whose protein sequence is MTDPSRNMIVRMFDVYKAYGKTSALRGVSLEVASGDIVFITGPSGAGKSTLLKIIYKAEVASQGQIIVDGMNLSRIGSRQLPELRRRLGVIFQDFKLIAGRSVFDNIALVLEAAGEKPKIIEKKVMSVLRTAGIEEKARVFPPSLSGGEQQRVAVSRAVVGSPRLILADEPTASLDPDSAEQIMQLLETFHARGATLVIATHNRRIISRLKGREIRLESGSVKKQAISSDNGMEEKG